A region of Streptomyces sp. R44 DNA encodes the following proteins:
- a CDS encoding deoxyguanosinetriphosphate triphosphohydrolase, with amino-acid sequence MEGIEDTKGSADIAGITDTPGYDSAATERWAAEPDKRPGRTAFQRDRARVLHSAALRRLAGKTQVVTPGTRSHAWDASPRTRLTHSLECAQVGRELGAALGCDPDLVEAACLSHDMGHPPFGHNGEQALNDVAKDCGGFEGNAQSLRLLTRIEPKRFVKDDEGELVSVGLNLTRAALDAATKYPWARGGHPEDPGSPKFGVYEDDLPVFEWIRQGAPAHRKCFEAQVMDWSDDVAYSVHDFEDGLHAGHIDPNMLYAEPERADVFAVAIGRYVPEDTDPQELAEALDRLVDQEWWPHGYDGSAVAQARLKDATSQLIGRFCLAAEGATRQAYGSGRLTRYAAELVVPRETRNECAVLKAVADRYVMQRAEQEALRADQRIVVAELAEALVARAPDGLEPQFRAAFDTAADDRARKRVIVDQIANLTDASARALHARLRTRQA; translated from the coding sequence ATGGAAGGCATCGAGGACACCAAGGGCAGCGCAGACATCGCAGGCATCACCGACACCCCCGGGTACGACTCCGCCGCGACCGAGCGCTGGGCCGCCGAGCCCGACAAACGCCCCGGGCGCACCGCCTTCCAGCGGGACCGCGCCCGCGTGCTGCACTCGGCCGCGCTCCGCCGGCTCGCCGGCAAGACGCAGGTCGTCACCCCCGGCACCAGGAGCCACGCCTGGGACGCCAGCCCCCGGACCCGGCTCACCCACTCCCTGGAGTGCGCCCAGGTCGGCCGCGAGCTGGGCGCCGCCCTCGGCTGCGATCCCGACCTCGTCGAGGCGGCCTGTCTCTCCCACGACATGGGCCACCCGCCGTTCGGGCACAACGGCGAGCAGGCGCTCAACGACGTCGCGAAGGACTGCGGCGGCTTCGAGGGGAACGCGCAGTCGCTCCGCCTCCTCACCCGCATCGAGCCCAAGCGCTTCGTCAAGGACGACGAGGGGGAGCTCGTCAGCGTCGGGCTCAACCTCACCCGCGCCGCCCTCGACGCGGCCACCAAGTACCCGTGGGCGCGCGGCGGTCACCCCGAGGACCCCGGCTCGCCGAAGTTCGGCGTCTACGAGGACGACCTGCCGGTCTTCGAGTGGATCCGGCAGGGCGCCCCCGCCCACCGCAAGTGCTTCGAGGCCCAGGTCATGGACTGGTCCGACGACGTGGCCTATTCGGTGCACGACTTCGAGGACGGGCTGCACGCCGGGCACATCGACCCGAACATGCTGTACGCGGAGCCGGAGCGCGCCGACGTCTTCGCGGTCGCCATCGGCCGCTACGTACCCGAGGACACCGACCCGCAGGAGCTCGCCGAGGCCCTGGACCGGCTCGTCGACCAGGAGTGGTGGCCGCACGGCTACGACGGCTCGGCCGTCGCGCAGGCCCGGCTCAAGGACGCCACCAGCCAGCTCATCGGCCGCTTCTGCCTCGCCGCCGAGGGCGCCACCCGGCAGGCATACGGCTCGGGGCGGCTCACGCGGTACGCCGCCGAGCTCGTCGTCCCCCGCGAGACCCGCAACGAATGCGCCGTTCTCAAGGCCGTCGCCGACCGGTACGTGATGCAGCGCGCCGAGCAGGAGGCCCTCCGCGCCGACCAGCGGATCGTCGTCGCCGAGCTCGCCGAGGCGCTCGTCGCCCGCGCCCCCGACGGCCTCGAACCGCAGTTCCGCGCCGCTTTCGACACGGCCGCCGACGACCGGGCCCGCAAGCGCGTCATCGTCGACCAGATCGCCAACCTCACCGACGCCTCCGCCCGCGCCCTCCACGCCCGCCTCCGCACCCGGCAGGCGTAG
- a CDS encoding sirohydrochlorin chelatase, translating to MTHPDATFDSAAELLGRIGEQLGTRLGHVRPYGPRHEEAHPPMKPTLVAVGHGSRDPRARATLSRLLDRVRELRPGLDVRLAHIELNAPLLGETLAETVADGRDAVLVPLLLAPGHHVTHDLPAAVAATAATARVAEPLGAHPLLVEALADRLAEAGWTPGGNRGVVLASAGSRDPRSRAEIRRIAALLGERLGGVPVVPAYASAAAPTVPDAVRALEARGRRVAVASCFTAPGLFASRAAAHAPWIASDPLGAHPALARLVLHRYETARVRELAAV from the coding sequence ATGACGCACCCGGACGCCACGTTCGACAGCGCCGCCGAACTGCTCGGCAGGATCGGCGAGCAGCTCGGGACCCGGCTCGGCCACGTACGCCCGTACGGCCCCCGCCACGAGGAGGCACACCCGCCCATGAAGCCCACCCTCGTCGCCGTGGGCCACGGCAGCCGGGACCCCCGCGCCCGCGCCACCCTCTCCCGCCTCCTCGACCGCGTCCGCGAGCTCCGCCCGGGCCTCGACGTCCGCCTCGCGCACATAGAGCTGAACGCCCCGCTCCTCGGCGAGACCCTCGCGGAGACGGTCGCCGACGGCCGGGACGCCGTCCTCGTCCCCCTCCTCCTCGCCCCCGGCCACCACGTCACCCACGACCTGCCCGCAGCGGTCGCGGCGACGGCCGCGACCGCCCGCGTCGCCGAACCCCTCGGCGCCCACCCCCTCCTCGTCGAGGCCCTCGCCGACCGCCTCGCCGAGGCCGGCTGGACCCCCGGCGGCAACCGGGGCGTCGTCCTCGCCTCCGCCGGCTCCCGCGACCCCCGGTCCCGCGCCGAGATCCGCCGGATCGCCGCCCTCCTCGGCGAGCGCCTCGGCGGCGTCCCGGTCGTCCCCGCGTACGCCTCCGCCGCCGCGCCCACCGTCCCCGACGCCGTCCGCGCCCTCGAAGCCAGGGGCCGCCGGGTCGCCGTCGCCTCCTGCTTCACCGCCCCGGGCCTCTTCGCGAGCCGCGCCGCCGCCCACGCCCCCTGGATCGCGTCGGACCCGCTCGGCGCCCATCCGGCCCTCGCCCGCCTGGTCCTGCACCGTTATGAGACGGCCCGCGTCCGGGAACTCGCCGCCGTCTGA
- a CDS encoding aquaporin, which yields MRMSPPALPRRAAAEFIGTASLVAVVVGSGIRADSLSQDIGVRLLANAAASALGLGLLIALIGPLSGAHFNPVVTLSEWWSRRDETRGREALAYIGAQLAGAVSGALLAEAMFGRTPGSWATEPRSALHLLLGEAVATAGLVLVVRGLRHICRPGLAPVAVAGYIAAAIWFTSSGSFANPAATVGRAFSDSFTGIAPASVPAFAAAQLLGMLLGMGLAGVLYGTGRASGEPNAADARRTG from the coding sequence ATGAGAATGTCCCCGCCCGCGCTCCCCCGGCGCGCCGCCGCCGAGTTCATCGGCACCGCCTCCCTCGTCGCCGTCGTCGTCGGCTCCGGCATCCGCGCCGACTCCCTCAGCCAGGACATCGGCGTCCGGCTGCTCGCCAACGCCGCCGCCTCCGCCCTCGGCCTCGGCCTGCTCATCGCCCTCATCGGCCCGCTCTCCGGCGCCCACTTCAACCCCGTCGTGACCCTCTCCGAGTGGTGGTCCCGGCGGGACGAGACCAGGGGGCGGGAAGCCCTCGCCTACATCGGCGCCCAGCTCGCCGGGGCCGTCTCCGGCGCCCTGCTCGCCGAGGCCATGTTCGGGCGGACGCCCGGCTCCTGGGCCACCGAGCCCCGCTCGGCGCTCCATCTGCTGCTCGGGGAGGCCGTCGCCACCGCGGGCCTCGTCCTCGTCGTGCGGGGGCTGCGGCACATCTGCCGCCCCGGGCTCGCCCCGGTCGCCGTCGCGGGGTACATCGCGGCGGCGATCTGGTTCACCTCCTCCGGCTCCTTCGCCAACCCGGCCGCCACCGTCGGCCGTGCCTTCTCCGACTCCTTCACCGGCATCGCCCCCGCCTCCGTCCCCGCCTTCGCCGCCGCGCAACTGCTCGGCATGCTCCTCGGGATGGGCCTCGCGGGTGTGTTGTACGGAACAGGCCGGGCTTCCGGTGAACCGAACGCCGCCGACGCGCGTCGGACCGGGTGA
- a CDS encoding vancomycin high temperature exclusion protein, giving the protein MPARLTRSIPRTTRARRRTVQAVMLGAVLALAPATWMQTAAAGKIRTTADVPARDVAVVFGAGLWKGRPTPYLAHRLDTAAELYRTGRVRVLLVTGDNSRTAYDEPSAMRAYLTARGVPDGRIVSDYAGFDTWDSCVRARKVFGVDRAVLVTQDFHIKRAVALCDRAGVDSYGVGVPEPHDRTWYYGTTRELFAAGKAALDAGLRPDPHFLGPREEGIAKALASPDTARPAEGMAPRP; this is encoded by the coding sequence ATGCCGGCACGGCTCACCCGGTCGATCCCCCGCACCACCCGGGCCCGCCGCCGTACCGTCCAGGCCGTGATGTTGGGCGCCGTCCTCGCCCTCGCCCCGGCCACCTGGATGCAGACCGCCGCCGCCGGGAAGATCCGTACCACCGCCGACGTGCCCGCCCGGGACGTCGCCGTCGTCTTCGGCGCCGGCCTCTGGAAGGGCCGCCCCACCCCGTACCTCGCGCACCGTCTCGACACCGCCGCCGAGCTGTACCGCACGGGCAGGGTCCGGGTCCTCCTCGTCACCGGCGACAACAGCCGGACCGCGTACGACGAGCCGAGCGCCATGCGCGCGTACCTCACCGCGCGCGGGGTGCCGGACGGCCGGATCGTCAGCGACTACGCGGGCTTCGACACCTGGGACTCCTGCGTCCGCGCCCGGAAGGTCTTCGGCGTCGACCGGGCCGTCCTCGTCACCCAGGACTTCCACATCAAGCGGGCCGTCGCGCTGTGCGACCGCGCCGGGGTCGACTCGTACGGGGTCGGCGTCCCCGAACCCCACGACCGCACCTGGTACTACGGCACCACCCGCGAGCTCTTCGCCGCCGGCAAGGCCGCCCTCGACGCCGGGCTCCGCCCCGACCCGCACTTCCTCGGACCGCGCGAGGAGGGCATCGCCAAGGCGCTGGCCTCACCCGACACCGCCCGCCCCGCGGAGGGCATGGCACCGCGCCCGTAA
- a CDS encoding molybdopterin oxidoreductase family protein yields MPDAATVPTHCPYCALQCGMSLRPTGTPELPAEVVERTDFPVNRGALCGKGRTAPSVLSSRVRLTEPLVRRPDTGALEPASWEEALAAVADGLRRTRADHGPDAVGVFGGGGLTNEKAYTLGKFARLVLATSQIDYNGRFCMSSAAAAHQRAFGLDRGLPFPLEDIPRTGCVILVGSNLAETMPPALRYLTELKENGGKLIVVDPRRTRTAEQADLHLAPRPGTDLALALGLLHLVVAEGRVDEEFVAERTDGWEAARAGAMSHWPEQVERITGIPVPQLRETVAMFCDADSGMVLTARGPEQQSKGTDTVGAWINLCLATGRAGRPLSGYGCLTGQGNGQGGREHGQKADQLPGYRKLDDPAARAHVAGVWGVAPESLPGPGRSAYELLDALGGEVKALLLMGSNPVVSAPRAAHVEGRLRSLDFLAVADVVLSETAELADVVLPVTQWAEETGTMTNLEGRVLLRRRALTAPDGVRSDLEVLHGLAGLLGWEKGFPTDPEEVFEELRRASAGGPADYAGISYRRIEEERGVFWPCPEPGHAGTPRLFLDRFATADGRARFVPVVHRAAAEETDADYPVVLTTGRVVSQYQSGAQTRRVEELNAAAPGPFVELHPRLAERLGVAEGERIAVVSRRGRAVAPARITASIRPDTVFMPFHWYGEGRANTLVNPALDPVSRMPEFKVCAVRLEPVEATGA; encoded by the coding sequence ATGCCCGACGCCGCCACCGTGCCCACCCACTGCCCCTACTGCGCCCTGCAGTGCGGCATGTCGCTCCGCCCCACCGGCACCCCGGAGCTGCCCGCCGAGGTGGTCGAGCGGACCGACTTCCCCGTCAACCGGGGCGCCCTGTGCGGCAAGGGCCGCACCGCCCCCTCCGTACTCTCCTCCCGGGTCAGGCTCACCGAGCCCCTGGTCCGACGCCCTGACACGGGGGCCCTGGAGCCCGCGTCCTGGGAGGAGGCACTCGCCGCCGTCGCCGACGGGCTGCGCCGGACCCGCGCCGACCACGGTCCCGATGCCGTGGGGGTCTTCGGCGGCGGCGGCCTCACCAACGAGAAGGCGTACACGCTCGGCAAGTTCGCCCGGCTCGTCCTCGCCACCTCGCAGATCGACTACAACGGACGCTTCTGCATGTCCTCCGCCGCGGCCGCGCACCAGCGGGCGTTCGGGCTCGACCGAGGGCTCCCCTTCCCCCTGGAGGACATCCCGAGGACCGGCTGCGTCATCCTCGTCGGCTCCAACCTCGCCGAGACCATGCCGCCCGCCCTGCGCTACCTCACGGAGCTGAAGGAGAACGGCGGGAAGCTGATCGTCGTCGACCCGCGCCGCACCCGCACCGCCGAGCAGGCCGATCTGCACCTCGCACCCCGCCCCGGGACGGATCTCGCGCTCGCCCTCGGCCTGCTGCACCTGGTGGTCGCCGAGGGGCGGGTGGACGAGGAGTTCGTCGCCGAGCGCACCGACGGCTGGGAGGCCGCCCGCGCCGGGGCCATGTCCCACTGGCCCGAGCAGGTCGAGCGGATCACGGGCATCCCCGTGCCGCAGCTCCGCGAGACCGTCGCGATGTTCTGCGACGCCGACAGCGGCATGGTCCTGACCGCCCGCGGACCCGAACAGCAGTCCAAGGGCACCGACACCGTCGGCGCCTGGATCAACCTCTGCCTCGCCACCGGGCGGGCCGGCCGGCCGCTCAGCGGCTACGGCTGCCTCACCGGCCAGGGCAACGGCCAGGGCGGCCGCGAGCACGGCCAGAAGGCCGACCAGCTGCCCGGCTACCGCAAGCTCGACGACCCGGCCGCCCGCGCGCACGTCGCCGGGGTGTGGGGCGTCGCGCCGGAGTCGCTGCCGGGACCCGGGCGGAGTGCGTACGAACTCCTCGACGCGCTCGGCGGCGAGGTGAAGGCGCTGCTCCTCATGGGCTCCAACCCGGTGGTCTCCGCGCCGCGCGCCGCGCACGTCGAGGGACGCCTCCGGTCGCTCGACTTCCTCGCCGTCGCCGACGTGGTGCTCTCCGAGACCGCCGAACTCGCCGACGTCGTCCTGCCCGTGACCCAGTGGGCGGAGGAGACGGGGACGATGACCAACCTGGAGGGCCGGGTGCTGCTCCGCCGACGCGCCCTCACCGCGCCCGACGGCGTCCGCAGCGACCTGGAGGTGCTGCACGGGCTCGCCGGGCTGCTCGGCTGGGAGAAGGGCTTCCCGACCGATCCGGAGGAGGTCTTCGAGGAGCTGCGCCGCGCCTCGGCGGGCGGCCCCGCCGACTACGCGGGCATCAGCTACCGGCGGATCGAGGAGGAGCGGGGCGTCTTCTGGCCCTGCCCCGAGCCCGGGCACGCGGGGACGCCCCGGCTGTTCCTGGACCGGTTCGCGACGGCCGACGGGCGCGCCCGGTTCGTGCCGGTGGTGCACCGGGCGGCGGCCGAGGAGACGGACGCCGACTACCCGGTGGTCCTGACGACCGGCCGGGTGGTGTCCCAGTACCAGTCGGGGGCGCAGACCCGGCGGGTCGAGGAGCTGAACGCCGCCGCGCCCGGCCCCTTCGTGGAGCTGCACCCGCGGCTCGCCGAACGGCTCGGGGTCGCCGAGGGCGAGCGGATCGCGGTGGTCTCGCGGCGCGGGCGGGCCGTCGCCCCGGCCCGTATCACCGCGTCGATCCGGCCGGACACGGTCTTCATGCCGTTCCACTGGTACGGGGAGGGGCGGGCGAACACCCTGGTGAACCCGGCCCTCGACCCGGTCTCGCGGATGCCCGAGTTCAAGGTGTGCGCGGTGCGGCTCGAACCCGTGGAGGCTACGGGCGCATGA
- the cutA gene encoding divalent cation tolerance protein CutA codes for MIVTVRTTTDARAKADALARGAVEARLVACAQISGPVTSVYHWHGAIETAEEWEVVFKTTEARYQALEAHLLAAHDYETPEILATRVTRVSEGYARWVERETAGAAEIETPAPDERPFFVYGTLRPGAYNHDRFLAGRIGTEADAVLHGAVLHDGPGYPYVVPAAEGRVVGTLLTPSSGDYSDLFGLLDRLELPVGYERVAMDVVRVRDGARVSAWVFLAAPDAPLGPVIESGDWFMRP; via the coding sequence GTGATCGTCACCGTCCGCACCACCACCGACGCCCGCGCCAAGGCCGACGCCCTGGCGCGCGGCGCCGTCGAGGCCCGCCTCGTCGCCTGCGCGCAGATCTCGGGACCCGTCACCTCCGTCTACCACTGGCACGGAGCCATCGAGACCGCCGAGGAGTGGGAGGTGGTGTTCAAGACCACCGAGGCCCGCTACCAGGCCCTGGAGGCCCACCTCCTCGCCGCCCACGACTACGAGACGCCCGAGATCCTCGCCACCCGGGTGACCCGGGTCAGCGAGGGGTACGCCCGGTGGGTCGAGCGGGAGACCGCCGGAGCCGCGGAGATCGAGACCCCGGCCCCCGACGAGCGGCCGTTCTTCGTGTACGGGACGCTGCGCCCGGGCGCGTACAACCACGACCGGTTCCTCGCCGGCCGGATCGGCACCGAGGCGGACGCCGTGCTGCACGGGGCCGTCCTGCACGACGGACCGGGCTATCCGTACGTCGTCCCGGCCGCCGAGGGCCGGGTCGTCGGCACCCTGCTCACGCCCTCCTCCGGCGACTACAGCGACCTGTTCGGCCTGCTCGACCGCCTGGAGCTGCCCGTCGGCTACGAGCGGGTGGCGATGGACGTCGTACGGGTACGGGACGGGGCGCGGGTCTCCGCCTGGGTGTTCCTGGCGGCGCCGGACGCGCCCCTGGGCCCGGTCATCGAGAGCGGCGACTGGTTCATGCGCCCGTAG
- a CDS encoding ABC transporter ATP-binding protein: MLFRLLVPRLRPYRTLLVLLVALQLVQTLASLALPTLNAGVIDHGVLRGDTGRVLSGGAAMIAVTLLQAAAAAAATYTGAKVAMGAARDLRSEVFRRVQDFSARERGRFGAASLITRTTNDVQQIQTFTVLVLTMLVAAPLLCAGGLVMALRQDVPLALVLFAFVPVMTGAVGTVVLRMRPLFRGMQERVDRANRVLREQITGVRVVRAFVRDRHERERFAEANDELLTVGLKAGRLQALMFPTVLIVWQLTTVALVYVGAHRIDAGALQPGGLVAFLGYLLQTSMSVMMVLFLLMHMPRAEAGAERVREVLDTRSSVTPPAHPVRALPGTGRLDLDGVGFRYPGAEESVLHDIGLVARPGETTAVVGSTGSGKSTLLGLVPRLFDATDGEVLVDGVDVRQVDPELMARTVGLVPQKPYLFSGTVATNLRYGRPDATDEELWHALEVAQAADFVRALDDGLDAPVSQGGTNFSGGQRQRLAIARVLVARPRVYLFDDSFSALDPRTDARLRGALREETADATVVIVAQRVSTIRHADRIVVLDHGRTVGTGTHTSLMRDNPTYREIVLSQLTEEEAA; this comes from the coding sequence ATGCTGTTCCGACTGCTCGTCCCCCGCCTCCGGCCGTACCGGACCCTCCTCGTCCTCCTCGTCGCCCTCCAGCTCGTCCAGACCCTCGCCTCCCTCGCCCTGCCCACCCTCAACGCCGGCGTCATCGACCACGGCGTCCTGCGCGGCGACACCGGCCGCGTCCTCTCCGGCGGCGCCGCGATGATCGCGGTCACCCTCCTCCAGGCCGCCGCGGCCGCCGCCGCCACCTACACCGGCGCCAAGGTCGCCATGGGCGCCGCCCGCGACCTGCGCTCCGAGGTCTTCCGCCGGGTCCAGGACTTCTCCGCCCGCGAGCGCGGCCGTTTCGGCGCCGCCTCCCTCATCACCCGCACCACCAACGACGTCCAGCAGATCCAGACCTTCACCGTCCTCGTCCTCACCATGCTGGTCGCCGCCCCGCTGCTCTGCGCCGGCGGACTCGTCATGGCCCTGCGCCAGGACGTGCCGCTCGCGCTCGTCCTGTTCGCCTTCGTGCCCGTGATGACCGGCGCCGTCGGCACCGTCGTGCTGCGCATGCGGCCCCTCTTCCGCGGCATGCAGGAGCGCGTCGACCGGGCCAACCGCGTGCTGCGCGAACAGATCACGGGCGTCCGGGTCGTCCGCGCCTTCGTCCGCGACCGCCACGAGCGGGAACGATTCGCCGAGGCCAACGACGAACTCCTCACCGTCGGCCTCAAGGCCGGCCGGCTCCAGGCCCTCATGTTCCCGACGGTCCTGATCGTCTGGCAGCTCACGACCGTCGCCCTCGTGTACGTCGGCGCCCACCGCATCGACGCCGGCGCCCTCCAGCCGGGCGGCCTCGTCGCCTTCCTCGGCTACCTCCTCCAGACCTCCATGTCCGTGATGATGGTCCTCTTCCTGCTCATGCACATGCCGCGCGCCGAAGCCGGCGCCGAGCGCGTCCGCGAGGTCCTCGACACCCGCTCCTCCGTCACCCCGCCCGCCCACCCCGTCCGGGCCCTCCCGGGCACCGGCCGCCTCGACCTCGACGGCGTCGGCTTCCGCTACCCGGGTGCCGAGGAGTCCGTCCTCCACGACATCGGGCTCGTCGCCCGCCCCGGCGAGACCACCGCCGTCGTCGGCTCCACCGGCAGCGGCAAGTCGACCCTCCTCGGGCTCGTGCCCCGGCTCTTCGACGCCACCGACGGCGAGGTCCTCGTCGACGGCGTCGACGTCCGGCAGGTCGACCCGGAACTGATGGCACGGACCGTCGGACTCGTCCCCCAGAAGCCGTACCTCTTCTCCGGCACGGTGGCGACGAACCTCCGCTACGGCCGACCCGACGCCACCGACGAGGAGCTCTGGCACGCCCTGGAGGTCGCCCAGGCCGCCGACTTCGTCCGCGCGCTCGACGACGGCCTCGACGCCCCCGTCTCCCAGGGCGGCACCAACTTCTCCGGCGGCCAGCGCCAGCGCCTCGCCATCGCCCGCGTGCTCGTCGCCCGCCCCCGCGTCTACCTCTTCGACGACTCCTTCTCCGCCCTCGACCCCCGCACCGACGCCCGGCTCCGCGGCGCCCTGCGCGAGGAGACCGCCGACGCGACCGTCGTCATCGTCGCCCAGCGCGTCTCCACCATCCGGCACGCCGACCGGATCGTCGTCCTCGACCACGGCCGCACCGTCGGCACCGGCACCCACACGTCCCTCATGCGGGACAACCCCACCTACCGGGAGATCGTCCTCTCCCAGCTCACCGAGGAGGAAGCCGCATGA
- a CDS encoding aminotransferase class IV has product MTTPPPHIEIDGTPAADPELLAALMSGYGHFTAMQVRDGRVRGLALHLDRLDRSTRELFDRKLDGERVRGLVTGALANAGRRDASVRVYVYPGVRTAVTVADPAPDGPGAPQRLTTVDYWRPAPHIKHLGGFGQRFHGEAARRAGFDEALLTSPYGEVAEGAVTNIAFWDGTSVVWPSAPCLAGITMALLEPRLPSVRRPVTLADLPGFRAAFVTNSRTIAPVTAIDETAFAVDEELMGRVYSAYDSVERDRLQG; this is encoded by the coding sequence ATGACGACACCTCCCCCGCACATCGAGATCGACGGAACCCCGGCGGCCGATCCGGAGCTCCTCGCGGCCCTCATGAGCGGCTACGGGCACTTCACGGCGATGCAGGTACGGGACGGGCGCGTGCGGGGCCTCGCACTCCACCTCGACCGGCTCGACCGCTCGACCCGCGAGCTCTTCGACCGGAAGCTGGACGGCGAGCGGGTGCGCGGGCTCGTCACCGGCGCCCTCGCGAACGCCGGGCGGCGAGACGCCTCGGTCCGGGTGTACGTGTACCCGGGCGTCCGCACCGCGGTGACCGTCGCCGACCCGGCCCCCGACGGCCCCGGCGCCCCGCAGCGCCTGACGACCGTCGACTACTGGCGGCCCGCGCCGCACATCAAGCACCTGGGCGGCTTCGGGCAGCGCTTCCACGGCGAGGCGGCCCGCCGGGCGGGCTTCGACGAGGCCCTGCTGACCTCCCCGTACGGCGAGGTGGCCGAGGGCGCGGTCACCAACATCGCCTTCTGGGACGGCACTTCGGTGGTCTGGCCGTCGGCGCCCTGCCTCGCCGGCATCACCATGGCCCTCCTGGAGCCGCGGCTGCCCTCGGTCCGGCGCCCGGTCACGCTGGCCGATCTCCCGGGCTTCCGGGCCGCGTTCGTGACCAACTCCCGGACGATCGCGCCCGTGACGGCGATCGACGAGACGGCGTTCGCGGTGGACGAGGAGCTGATGGGGCGGGTGTACTCGGCGTACGACTCCGTGGAGCGGGACAGGCTCCAGGGCTAG
- a CDS encoding right-handed parallel beta-helix repeat-containing protein, producing MVARYVVSPRGGRRAHRDIASALRAAAARGRAALIEIAPGRYEEALTVRGEVRLVAAEGPGSVLVGRTRGAALDAFGTVQVHGLVLVGREADVVGCHTGTLTLEHTEIRAHGGVALHARPGTSVTLRDSVVAHGRTLFSGGAGLVERCRFTDAADNAVAVIDGARVSVRGSRIEGSRIHGVRVSDAQAEVLGCELTGTGNAALMADARAHLTVADCAITAVHAEGIMFTEQSRGSVDTTRVTDAQHGIAAANGADPLVRGCVLTDCRDTGINVQSGARGRFEDCEVLNARNVSVFSTKGGAPEVHGCRVAGGNVGIAVTEGARGHFTRVRIQDLANSALRVWNESGAVFEGVRVDRCTLGLDTKGDGGTTADLSDVVLRDFETAVTALGESRVTLKGVTAERGAVGFFAGEEARVLVQDSTVTAVSIGGAVAAGKGRLSARNLTVNGSEGTGLAGSESGYLDVANSEFTDCASAGVAFADQSSGRLVDCSVNGTGGAAVLHNSRVEFVSLRTTLPVVRRTIRTVDQPPTVVNQIGPVFHRDVHGAQFAWNNDHVTQNQQTEGDDSSR from the coding sequence ATGGTCGCGAGGTACGTCGTCTCGCCGCGCGGGGGCCGCCGGGCCCACCGCGACATCGCGTCGGCGCTCCGCGCGGCGGCCGCACGGGGCCGGGCGGCCCTGATCGAGATCGCGCCCGGGCGGTACGAGGAGGCGCTCACCGTCCGGGGCGAGGTGCGGCTGGTCGCGGCCGAGGGCCCGGGCTCCGTCCTGGTCGGCCGGACCCGGGGCGCGGCCCTGGACGCGTTCGGAACGGTCCAGGTCCACGGGCTCGTCCTGGTCGGCCGCGAGGCGGACGTCGTCGGCTGCCACACCGGGACGCTGACGCTGGAGCACACGGAGATCCGGGCCCACGGCGGCGTCGCGCTGCACGCCCGGCCGGGCACCTCCGTCACCCTGCGGGACAGTGTGGTCGCGCACGGCCGGACGCTCTTCTCCGGCGGCGCGGGGCTCGTCGAGCGGTGCCGGTTCACCGATGCCGCGGACAACGCCGTCGCCGTCATCGACGGGGCCCGCGTCTCGGTCCGGGGCAGCCGGATCGAGGGCAGCCGGATCCACGGCGTGCGGGTCAGCGACGCACAGGCCGAGGTCCTCGGCTGCGAGCTGACCGGCACCGGAAACGCGGCGCTCATGGCGGACGCCCGGGCTCACCTCACCGTCGCGGACTGCGCGATCACCGCCGTGCACGCGGAGGGGATCATGTTCACCGAGCAGTCCCGGGGCTCCGTCGACACCACGCGCGTCACGGACGCCCAGCACGGGATCGCCGCCGCGAACGGGGCGGACCCCCTGGTGCGCGGCTGCGTCCTCACCGACTGCCGGGACACCGGCATCAACGTCCAGAGCGGGGCCAGGGGCCGCTTCGAGGACTGCGAGGTCCTGAACGCGAGGAACGTCTCGGTGTTCTCGACCAAGGGCGGCGCGCCGGAGGTGCACGGCTGTCGCGTCGCGGGAGGGAACGTCGGCATCGCCGTCACCGAGGGGGCGAGGGGACACTTCACGCGCGTCCGGATCCAGGACCTGGCGAACTCCGCGCTGCGGGTCTGGAACGAGTCCGGAGCCGTGTTCGAGGGCGTCCGGGTGGACCGTTGCACGCTGGGCCTGGACACCAAGGGTGACGGCGGCACGACGGCCGACCTCTCCGACGTGGTGTTGCGTGACTTCGAGACCGCGGTGACCGCGCTCGGCGAGTCGAGGGTCACGCTCAAGGGCGTGACGGCGGAGCGCGGGGCGGTGGGCTTCTTCGCGGGCGAGGAGGCACGGGTGCTCGTGCAGGACAGCACCGTAACCGCCGTGAGCATCGGCGGGGCCGTTGCGGCCGGCAAGGGGAGGCTCTCCGCGAGGAACCTCACCGTGAACGGCTCCGAGGGAACCGGCCTGGCCGGGAGCGAGTCCGGCTACCTGGACGTGGCGAACAGTGAGTTCACCGACTGCGCGAGCGCGGGCGTCGCCTTCGCCGACCAGAGCTCCGGCCGCCTGGTGGACTGCTCCGTGAACGGGACGGGCGGAGCCGCCGTCCTGCACAACAGCCGCGTCGAGTTCGTCTCGCTGCGCACAACACTGCCGGTCGTCCGCAGGACCATCCGCACGGTCGACCAGCCCCCGACGGTCGTCAACCAGATCGGTCCGGTGTTCCACAGGGACGTCCACGGCGCCCAGTTCGCCTGGAACAACGACCACGTCACCCAGAACCAGCAAACCGAAGGAGACGATTCCTCCCGATGA